The following coding sequences are from one Hippopotamus amphibius kiboko isolate mHipAmp2 chromosome 9, mHipAmp2.hap2, whole genome shotgun sequence window:
- the LOC130861332 gene encoding small ubiquitin-related modifier 2-like, whose translation MADEKPKEGVKTENNDHINLKVAGQDGSVVQFKIKRHTPLSKPMKAYCERQGLSMRQIRFQFDGQPINETDTPAQLEMEDEDTIDVFQQQTGGVY comes from the coding sequence ATGGCCGACGAAAAGCCCAAGGAAGGAGTCAAGACTGAGAACAACGATCATATTAATCTGAAGGTGGCGGGGCAGGATGGTTCTGTGGTGCAGTTTAAGATTAAGAGGCATACACCACTTAGTAAACCAATGAAAGCCTATTGTGAACGACAGGGTTTGTCAATGAGGCAGATCAGATTCCAATTTGACGGGCAGCCAATCAATGAAACAGACACACCTGCACAGTTGGAAATGGAGGATGAAGATACAATTGATGTGTTCCAGCAGCAGACAGGAGGTGTCTACTAA